A genomic region of Barnesiella viscericola DSM 18177 contains the following coding sequences:
- a CDS encoding DNA topoisomerase IV subunit B produces the protein MAENTLENTDFEYGSDAIKTLDWKEHIRRRPGMYIGKLGDGSHADDGIYVLLKEVLDNALDEHMMGFGKQIVVEISSEVVSVRDYGRGIPLDKVRDVSSKMNTGGKYDSKAFKKSVGLNGVGIKAVNALSSSFFIQSYRDGMSNSVSYACGEVITESGLTPTDEPNGTLVQFAPDGTIFKNYAYREEFIEPLLKNYVFLNTGLTILLNGRKFHSRNGLVDLLNENMTTEPLYPIIHLSGTDIEVVITHGNQYGEEYYSFVNGQHTTQGGTHLTAFRESASRTIKEFYAKNFEYTDIRNGMVAAISIKVEEPVFESQTKTKLGSKDMGPEGPTIAKFIGDFMKKELDNYLHKHGDVAEVMLKKILASEKERKAIAGVTKLARERAKKANLNNRKLRDCRIHYNDTKGDRQDESCIFITEGDSASGSITKIRNVETQAVFSLRGKPLNTYGLTQKVVYENEEFNLLQAALNIEDGIEGLRYNKVIIATDADVDGMHIRLLMITFLLQFFPDLIKKGHVYILQTPLFRVRNKKETYYCYTDEERIAAIEKCGANPEVTRFKGLGEISPDEFRQFIGPDMRLDRVSLRKEDLVKDLLEFYMGKNTMERQNFIIQNLVIEDDTNLV, from the coding sequence ATGGCAGAAAATACACTGGAAAATACAGACTTTGAGTATGGCTCCGACGCCATCAAGACTCTCGACTGGAAGGAGCATATCCGCCGCCGGCCCGGTATGTACATCGGAAAGCTGGGCGACGGCTCGCACGCCGACGACGGTATCTACGTGCTGTTGAAGGAGGTTCTCGACAATGCGCTCGACGAGCACATGATGGGCTTCGGCAAACAGATTGTTGTCGAGATTTCGAGCGAGGTGGTCTCGGTGAGAGACTACGGGCGGGGTATTCCGCTCGACAAGGTGAGAGACGTGTCGTCGAAGATGAACACCGGCGGCAAGTACGACTCCAAGGCCTTCAAGAAATCGGTGGGACTGAACGGCGTGGGTATTAAGGCGGTGAATGCCTTGTCGTCGAGCTTCTTCATACAGTCCTATCGCGACGGCATGAGCAACTCGGTGAGCTATGCCTGCGGCGAGGTCATCACCGAGAGCGGCCTCACCCCCACCGACGAGCCCAACGGCACGTTGGTGCAGTTTGCCCCCGATGGCACGATTTTCAAGAACTATGCCTATCGCGAGGAGTTCATCGAGCCCCTGCTCAAAAACTATGTCTTCCTGAACACCGGCCTCACCATTTTGCTGAACGGCCGCAAGTTCCACTCCCGCAACGGTCTGGTCGACCTGCTCAACGAGAACATGACCACCGAGCCGCTCTACCCCATCATACATCTGTCGGGCACCGACATCGAAGTGGTCATCACACACGGCAACCAGTATGGTGAAGAGTACTATTCGTTTGTCAACGGACAACATACCACCCAGGGCGGTACCCACCTGACGGCGTTCAGAGAGTCGGCCTCGCGCACCATCAAGGAGTTCTATGCCAAGAACTTCGAGTACACCGATATTCGCAACGGTATGGTGGCCGCCATCAGCATCAAGGTGGAAGAGCCGGTCTTCGAGTCGCAGACCAAGACCAAGCTGGGCTCGAAGGATATGGGTCCCGAGGGTCCTACGATTGCCAAGTTCATCGGCGACTTCATGAAGAAGGAGCTGGACAACTATCTGCACAAGCATGGCGATGTGGCCGAGGTGATGTTGAAGAAGATATTGGCCTCGGAGAAGGAGCGTAAAGCCATTGCCGGGGTAACGAAACTGGCTCGCGAACGGGCCAAGAAGGCCAACCTGAACAACCGCAAGTTGCGCGATTGCCGCATACACTACAACGACACGAAGGGCGACCGCCAGGACGAGAGTTGCATATTCATTACCGAGGGCGACTCGGCCAGCGGTTCGATTACCAAGATTCGTAATGTAGAGACGCAGGCCGTCTTCTCCCTGCGGGGTAAGCCGCTGAACACCTATGGACTCACACAGAAGGTGGTCTATGAAAACGAGGAGTTCAATCTGTTGCAGGCCGCTCTCAACATCGAGGACGGCATCGAGGGGCTCCGCTACAACAAGGTGATTATCGCCACCGATGCCGATGTCGACGGCATGCACATCAGGCTGCTGATGATAACCTTCCTCTTGCAGTTCTTCCCCGACCTGATCAAGAAGGGGCACGTCTATATCTTGCAGACCCCGCTCTTCCGGGTGCGCAACAAGAAGGAGACCTACTATTGCTATACCGACGAGGAGCGCATCGCCGCCATCGAAAAGTGCGGTGCCAATCCCGAGGTGACCCGCTTCAAGGGATTGGGCGAAATCTCGCCCGACGAGTTCCGTCAGTTTATCGGGCCCGACATGCGCCTCGACCGGGTGTCGCTGCGCAAGGAAGACCTGGTGAAGGACCTGCTCGAATTCTACATGGGCAAGAACACCATGGAGCGGCAAAATTTTATCATACAAAATCTGGTTATAGAAGATGACACCAATCTCGTCTAA
- a CDS encoding rhomboid family intramembrane serine protease, translated as MQNRSFFGSIPPVTLNIIIINFIVWLAALTLPKIAGIDLNYLLGLHYIEADDFNVIQLVTYMFLHDTSSFGHIFFNMFSVFMFGRTLEMVWGGKRFLFYYLTTGIGAGLVQEMAWYFDLHSAINATVAQLGWEQTSMLLNQFITVGASGAAFGILLAFGMLFPNAPLFIIFIPIPIKAKYFVIFYGLLELLFGISGTMSGVAHFAHLGGMLFGFFLIRYWKKKGIGGGGFYL; from the coding sequence ATGCAAAACAGATCTTTTTTCGGATCGATACCGCCCGTTACACTCAACATTATCATCATCAACTTCATTGTGTGGCTGGCGGCATTGACACTCCCCAAGATCGCCGGTATAGACCTGAACTATCTGTTGGGACTACACTACATCGAGGCCGACGACTTCAACGTGATTCAGCTGGTAACCTACATGTTTCTTCACGACACGAGCAGTTTCGGACACATCTTCTTCAACATGTTCTCGGTCTTCATGTTCGGGCGCACGCTCGAAATGGTGTGGGGGGGCAAACGATTCCTCTTCTACTACCTCACCACGGGCATCGGCGCCGGTCTGGTACAGGAGATGGCCTGGTATTTCGATCTGCACTCGGCCATCAACGCTACCGTCGCCCAACTGGGTTGGGAGCAGACCTCGATGCTGCTCAACCAGTTTATCACCGTGGGAGCCTCGGGTGCCGCCTTCGGTATCCTGCTGGCTTTCGGTATGCTGTTCCCCAATGCCCCGCTCTTCATTATATTTATCCCCATTCCCATCAAGGCTAAATATTTTGTCATCTTCTACGGTCTCCTCGAATTGCTGTTCGGCATCAGCGGCACCATGAGCGGTGTAGCTCACTTTGCCCACCTGGGAGGCATGCTGTTCGGATTCTTCCTCATTCGCTATTGGAAAAAGAAAGGAATAGGCGGTGGCGGCTTCTATCTTTGA
- a CDS encoding HU family DNA-binding protein: MNKTELINAMAEKAGLSKVDAKKALDAFVEAVSESLVKGDKVALIGFGTFGVAEKAARTGINPATKQKITIAAKKVVKFKAGAELADRVK, encoded by the coding sequence ATGAACAAGACTGAACTAATCAATGCTATGGCCGAAAAAGCCGGTTTGAGCAAAGTTGATGCAAAAAAGGCATTGGACGCTTTTGTAGAAGCAGTTTCGGAATCACTCGTTAAAGGGGACAAAGTGGCTCTTATTGGTTTTGGAACTTTTGGCGTTGCAGAAAAAGCTGCTCGCACCGGTATCAACCCGGCTACTAAACAAAAAATCACGATCGCTGCTAAGAAAGTGGTTAAATTCAAAGCTGGTGCTGAGTTGGCCGACCGAGTAAAATAA
- a CDS encoding endonuclease/exonuclease/phosphatase family protein, whose amino-acid sequence MKHIVKVILLIINTLWGVLLIMGAYSAYCPTRIGILLELLFPINLFVCVAFLFVWLAYNPRYIWVPAAALILSWGGIARYCPIHKPKAPDNSQPGFTLMTYNVYHMLDHEGKGTSQNRTLSLLLKQNADLVCLQESPELASPNRGLKISEAQIDSIHAIYPYRIPTSLNMNFLSKYPAELLFDTVYSESSAFAAYRVQIEGHEVTIINQHMESIGLTQTDKELYHEITAHPSTNSIDEVKELLLSKLINAARARNKQADLTAERIEDIPGNVIVCGDFNDSPLSYAVRRFRRMGFRNAYNELALGPGITYHANRFWFRIDHILYRGDMEARWLQRLRCKSSDHYPLLTRFVWEPPA is encoded by the coding sequence ATGAAACATATTGTCAAGGTTATACTATTAATCATCAATACATTATGGGGAGTACTCCTCATTATGGGAGCCTACTCGGCCTATTGCCCCACCCGCATAGGCATACTGCTCGAATTGCTGTTCCCGATTAACCTGTTTGTATGCGTCGCCTTCCTCTTCGTATGGCTGGCTTATAACCCCCGTTACATATGGGTTCCCGCAGCGGCACTCATTCTCTCGTGGGGGGGAATAGCCCGCTATTGCCCCATACACAAGCCCAAAGCTCCCGACAACAGCCAACCGGGATTCACCCTCATGACCTACAACGTCTACCACATGCTCGACCACGAAGGGAAAGGGACGTCACAAAACCGCACCCTCTCGCTCCTGCTCAAACAGAATGCCGATCTGGTGTGCCTGCAAGAAAGCCCCGAACTGGCCTCACCCAATCGCGGACTGAAAATATCGGAAGCCCAAATCGACAGTATTCACGCAATATACCCCTATCGCATACCCACGAGCCTGAACATGAATTTCCTCTCGAAATATCCGGCCGAACTGCTCTTCGATACCGTCTATTCCGAATCGAGCGCCTTTGCGGCTTATCGAGTACAGATCGAAGGGCACGAAGTCACGATCATCAACCAGCACATGGAGTCTATCGGGCTGACCCAGACCGACAAGGAGCTCTACCACGAAATAACGGCTCACCCTTCGACCAACTCTATCGACGAGGTAAAGGAGCTCCTGCTCTCCAAACTCATCAACGCAGCCCGCGCCCGCAACAAGCAAGCCGACCTCACCGCCGAACGGATAGAGGATATTCCGGGCAACGTAATCGTCTGCGGCGACTTCAACGACTCCCCTCTATCTTATGCCGTGCGCCGGTTCCGTCGCATGGGATTCCGCAACGCCTACAACGAGCTGGCCCTGGGCCCCGGCATCACCTATCACGCCAACCGGTTTTGGTTCCGCATCGACCACATTCTCTACCGGGGCGACATGGAGGCCCGCTGGCTGCAACGACTGCGATGCAAGAGTTCCGACCACTACCCGCTCCTCACCCGCTTTGTGTGGGAGCCTCCCGCCTGA
- the coaD gene encoding pantetheine-phosphate adenylyltransferase: protein MTPISSKRIAVFPGTFDPFTIGHLSIVNRGLELLDEVVIAIGINDAKRTYFTVEQRLDMLRKFFHDNPRVRVLAYDCLTIDLAKQCHAGFILRGIRSINDFEYEKTIADVNRKLSGVETIILFTEPELTHVSSTIVRELLRFGHSVDEFVPKGLKLG from the coding sequence ATGACACCAATCTCGTCTAAACGCATTGCCGTATTTCCCGGAACCTTCGACCCCTTTACCATCGGCCACCTGTCGATTGTGAACCGGGGTCTCGAACTGCTCGACGAAGTGGTAATCGCCATCGGTATCAACGATGCGAAGCGTACCTATTTCACCGTGGAGCAGCGGCTCGACATGCTGCGCAAATTTTTCCACGACAATCCCCGGGTGCGGGTGCTGGCCTACGATTGCCTCACCATCGACCTGGCCAAGCAGTGCCACGCCGGGTTTATCCTGCGGGGAATCCGGTCGATCAACGACTTTGAATATGAAAAGACCATTGCCGACGTGAATCGCAAGTTGTCGGGGGTGGAGACCATCATTTTATTTACCGAGCCCGAGTTGACACACGTCAGTTCGACCATCGTGCGGGAGCTGTTGCGCTTTGGTCACAGTGTCGACGAGTTTGTGCCCAAGGGCTTGAAACTGGGATAA
- a CDS encoding rhomboid family intramembrane serine protease, producing MAASIFDNLKQQFNRGSILLKFIYINVAIFLLLRLTGVVFLLFNLDLSVILPYIEMPSDPYEFITHPWTLLTYMFVHYDVWHILFNMLWLYWFGQIFLMAFGEKQMVGLYLWGGIAGGLLYLLAYNLFPYFEGKQGLMCGASASIIAIVVATAFRMPDYKINLLFLGAISLKYIAIVTILIDLLSVTSANGGGHIAHLGGALLGYWFIVRWEKGKDLTAPLNRLIDRLVTACKPRPRIRVKRPSARANYRASARPETDMEYRARKKRESDEIDAILDKIKQSGYTSLTAEEKKRLFEAGKK from the coding sequence GTGGCGGCTTCTATCTTTGACAACCTCAAACAGCAATTCAACCGAGGGTCGATATTGCTGAAATTCATCTATATCAACGTAGCGATATTCCTGTTGCTGCGGCTGACGGGGGTTGTGTTCCTGCTGTTCAACCTCGACCTCTCGGTGATACTCCCCTACATCGAGATGCCTTCCGATCCCTACGAGTTCATCACACACCCGTGGACCCTGCTCACCTACATGTTTGTCCACTACGACGTGTGGCACATCTTGTTCAACATGCTGTGGCTCTACTGGTTCGGACAGATATTCCTCATGGCCTTCGGTGAGAAACAGATGGTGGGCTTATACCTGTGGGGCGGTATTGCCGGCGGATTGCTTTACCTGCTGGCCTACAACCTCTTCCCCTATTTCGAGGGAAAACAGGGACTCATGTGCGGAGCCTCGGCCTCGATTATCGCCATTGTCGTAGCCACGGCATTCCGCATGCCCGACTATAAAATCAACCTGCTCTTCCTGGGAGCCATCTCACTGAAATATATTGCTATCGTCACGATTCTCATCGACCTGCTCAGCGTTACCTCGGCCAATGGTGGCGGACACATCGCCCACCTGGGTGGCGCCTTGCTGGGCTACTGGTTCATTGTCCGTTGGGAGAAGGGAAAGGACCTGACGGCTCCCCTCAACCGACTGATCGACCGCCTTGTCACGGCCTGTAAACCCCGACCCCGCATTCGGGTGAAACGACCCTCGGCCCGAGCCAATTACCGAGCTTCGGCACGACCCGAGACCGACATGGAGTACCGGGCCCGCAAGAAACGGGAGAGCGACGAAATCGACGCCATTCTCGACAAGATAAAACAGTCGGGATACACCTCGTTGACTGCCGAGGAGAAAAAACGCCTCTTCGAGGCCGGTAAAAAATGA
- a CDS encoding M3 family metallopeptidase codes for MKKLLVTSLTALMMISCHQQQENPLLGKFNTPFGVPPFEQIKTEHYMPAFEEAIKQHNAEIEAIVNNPEAPTFKNTIEPLEFSGLLLSRINLIFSSLTEADTNDELQAIAKEISPKLTEHYDNISLNDKLFQRIKTVYDNRENEGLDTEQMKVLENHYKDFVRAGALLSEAAKDSLREINKELAMLSIQFGDNALAESNAFQLVIDNKADLAGLPEAVVAAAADEAAARNLSGKWVFTLDAPSRIPFLQYADNRALREKVYKAYISKGDNDNEYDNKKIVSQIVNLRLKKANLLGFKSYADFALDDRMAKTDENVNNLLKRVWDAAVPRAKEEVADMQKIIDAEGGNFKLAPWDWWYYAEKVRKAKYDLNEDELKPYFSLDNVREGAFMVANKLYGITITELKDVPVYHPDVRAFEVKDADGKHLAVFYTDYFPRPSKRSGAWMYNFREAYVQDGNEVRPIVYNVANFTKPTGDTPALLTIDEVQTLFHEFGHALHGMLTRCHYPSVSGTNVARDFVELPSQINEHWATHPEVLKLYAKHYQTGEVIPDSLIEKLEAASKFNQGFITTELIAASILDMRWHEITEAKEYDVRQFEKEVAQSIGLIDEITFRYRSTYFSHIFTNDYCAGYYSYTWAEVLDADAFDAFIEHGIFDPATAKAFRENILEKGGSEDPMKLYRQFRGADPNPEALLRSRGLK; via the coding sequence ATGAAAAAACTTTTAGTCACATCATTAACCGCTCTTATGATGATTTCATGCCATCAGCAACAAGAGAACCCTCTACTCGGCAAGTTTAACACTCCGTTCGGTGTACCGCCTTTCGAGCAAATCAAGACCGAACACTATATGCCCGCCTTCGAGGAGGCCATTAAACAACACAACGCCGAAATCGAGGCGATTGTCAACAACCCCGAGGCTCCGACCTTCAAGAACACCATCGAGCCGCTCGAATTCAGCGGCCTGCTGCTCTCCCGCATCAACCTCATTTTCAGCAGCCTCACCGAGGCCGATACCAACGACGAGCTCCAAGCCATCGCCAAGGAGATTTCGCCCAAACTGACCGAACACTACGATAACATCTCGCTCAACGACAAACTGTTCCAACGCATCAAAACCGTATATGACAACCGCGAGAACGAGGGTCTCGACACCGAACAGATGAAGGTGCTCGAAAACCACTACAAGGATTTCGTGCGGGCCGGCGCCCTTCTCTCCGAAGCCGCCAAGGATTCGTTGCGCGAAATCAACAAAGAGCTGGCCATGCTCTCCATTCAGTTTGGCGACAATGCACTGGCCGAATCGAATGCCTTCCAGCTCGTTATCGACAACAAGGCCGACCTGGCCGGTCTGCCCGAGGCTGTCGTTGCAGCTGCCGCCGACGAAGCTGCCGCCCGCAACCTCTCCGGCAAATGGGTATTCACCCTCGACGCTCCCAGCCGTATCCCCTTCCTGCAATATGCCGATAATCGGGCCTTGCGCGAAAAAGTCTATAAAGCCTATATCAGCAAAGGGGACAACGACAACGAATATGACAACAAGAAAATCGTTTCGCAAATTGTCAACCTCCGCCTCAAAAAGGCCAATCTGCTGGGCTTCAAGAGCTATGCCGATTTTGCCCTCGACGACCGCATGGCCAAGACCGACGAGAACGTGAACAACCTGCTCAAACGGGTATGGGACGCCGCCGTTCCCCGGGCCAAGGAAGAGGTGGCCGACATGCAGAAAATCATCGATGCCGAAGGGGGTAACTTCAAGCTGGCTCCCTGGGACTGGTGGTACTATGCCGAGAAGGTGCGCAAAGCCAAATACGACCTTAACGAAGATGAGCTGAAACCCTATTTCAGCCTCGACAACGTGCGCGAAGGGGCCTTCATGGTAGCCAACAAGCTCTACGGCATCACCATCACCGAGCTGAAAGATGTACCGGTCTACCACCCCGACGTACGTGCCTTCGAGGTGAAAGATGCCGACGGCAAGCACCTGGCCGTGTTCTATACCGACTACTTCCCCCGCCCCAGCAAACGGTCGGGAGCCTGGATGTACAACTTCCGCGAAGCCTACGTACAGGACGGTAACGAGGTACGCCCCATCGTCTACAACGTAGCCAACTTTACCAAACCCACCGGCGACACGCCTGCCCTGCTCACCATCGACGAGGTACAGACCCTCTTCCACGAGTTCGGACACGCACTGCATGGCATGCTCACCCGCTGCCACTATCCCTCGGTGAGCGGTACCAACGTGGCCCGCGACTTTGTGGAACTCCCCTCGCAAATCAATGAACACTGGGCTACTCACCCCGAGGTGCTTAAACTCTACGCCAAACACTACCAGACGGGCGAAGTCATTCCCGACTCGCTCATCGAGAAACTCGAAGCCGCCTCGAAATTCAACCAGGGCTTTATCACCACCGAGTTGATTGCCGCCTCGATTCTCGACATGCGCTGGCACGAGATTACCGAAGCCAAAGAGTATGACGTGCGCCAGTTTGAAAAAGAGGTAGCTCAGTCCATCGGACTCATCGACGAGATTACCTTCCGCTATCGTAGCACCTACTTCTCGCACATCTTCACCAACGACTACTGTGCCGGCTATTACAGCTACACCTGGGCCGAGGTACTCGATGCCGATGCCTTCGATGCCTTCATCGAACACGGTATCTTCGACCCGGCTACCGCCAAAGCCTTCCGTGAGAACATTCTCGAGAAGGGCGGCAGCGAAGATCCCATGAAGCTCTACCGCCAATTCCGCGGAGCCGACCCCAACCCCGAAGCCCTGCTCCGTAGCCGCGGTCTGAAATAA
- a CDS encoding S41 family peptidase, with the protein MKRLFLMILLLGVTAGAVCAQGQSEGMRKLSLADFAITNLYVDEVDENKLVEDAIRGMLEKLDPHSTYTTAEETKEMNEPLQGNFSGIGIQFNMNKDTLYVIQTIVGGPSEKVGILAGDRIITVNDTVIAGVKMKNTDIMKRLRGEAGTVVRVSVLRRGVKEPIEFRIVRDKIPIYSIDASYMADKETGYIRVSRFAATTDKEFADALKALKKQGMKNLIVDLQGNGGGYLVSAIAMADEFLDDGQSIVYTEGRRSPRDDAFATKQGLFQKGKLVLLVDESSASASEILSGAVQDWDRGVIVGRRTFGKGLVQRPIPFPDGSMIRLTVARYYTPAGRSIQKPYDKGHEAYERELLDRFNHGELIYTDSIHFPDSLQYQTLKSKRTVYGGGGIMPDVFVPLDTTIYTDFHRDLLAKGVLGQYPVTYLDEHRKELTGHYKNVEQFAEGFVVTDEMLADLLKMGEAEKVKYNEEQYQKSRALIALQVKALIARDLFDTTAYFRIINPENASFSKAMAIIHDDAEYNRLLQPRE; encoded by the coding sequence ATGAAACGACTTTTTTTGATGATACTCCTGCTGGGTGTGACCGCAGGAGCAGTATGTGCGCAGGGCCAGAGCGAAGGCATGCGCAAGCTGAGTCTGGCCGATTTTGCCATAACGAACCTCTATGTCGATGAGGTCGACGAGAACAAACTGGTCGAGGACGCCATACGGGGCATGCTCGAGAAGCTCGACCCGCACTCCACCTATACGACTGCCGAGGAGACCAAGGAGATGAACGAACCGTTGCAGGGCAATTTCAGCGGCATCGGCATTCAGTTCAACATGAACAAAGACACGCTCTATGTCATACAGACCATCGTGGGCGGTCCCTCGGAGAAGGTGGGAATCCTGGCCGGCGACCGCATCATCACGGTGAACGACACGGTAATCGCTGGTGTGAAAATGAAGAATACCGACATCATGAAGCGCCTGCGTGGCGAGGCCGGCACGGTGGTGCGGGTGAGTGTATTGCGCCGGGGCGTGAAGGAGCCCATCGAGTTTCGTATCGTGCGCGACAAGATTCCCATTTACAGCATCGATGCCTCCTATATGGCCGATAAGGAGACCGGCTACATACGGGTGAGCCGCTTTGCCGCCACTACCGACAAGGAGTTTGCCGACGCCTTGAAGGCCTTGAAGAAGCAGGGTATGAAGAATCTGATTGTCGATTTGCAGGGCAACGGAGGCGGGTATCTGGTGAGCGCCATTGCGATGGCCGACGAGTTTCTCGACGACGGGCAGTCGATTGTCTACACCGAGGGGCGCCGTTCGCCCCGCGACGATGCTTTTGCCACCAAGCAGGGGCTGTTCCAGAAGGGCAAACTCGTCCTGCTGGTCGATGAGAGTTCGGCCTCGGCCAGCGAAATCCTCTCGGGAGCCGTGCAGGACTGGGACCGCGGGGTAATCGTGGGGCGCCGCACCTTCGGCAAAGGTCTGGTGCAACGGCCTATCCCCTTCCCCGACGGATCGATGATACGCCTCACCGTAGCCCGCTATTACACGCCGGCAGGCCGCAGCATACAGAAACCCTACGACAAGGGTCACGAGGCCTATGAGCGGGAGTTGCTCGACCGTTTCAACCACGGGGAGCTCATCTATACCGACAGCATTCACTTCCCCGACTCGTTGCAGTACCAGACGTTGAAGAGCAAGCGTACCGTCTATGGCGGCGGAGGAATTATGCCCGACGTGTTCGTTCCGCTCGATACCACCATCTACACCGACTTTCACCGCGATCTGCTGGCCAAGGGGGTGTTGGGACAATATCCCGTGACCTACCTCGACGAGCACCGCAAGGAGTTGACCGGCCACTATAAAAACGTAGAGCAGTTTGCCGAGGGTTTTGTGGTGACCGACGAGATGCTGGCCGACCTGTTGAAGATGGGTGAGGCCGAAAAGGTGAAATACAACGAAGAGCAATATCAGAAATCGCGTGCGCTCATCGCCTTGCAGGTAAAGGCGCTTATCGCTCGCGACCTGTTCGATACCACGGCCTATTTCCGCATTATCAATCCCGAGAATGCCTCGTTCAGCAAAGCGATGGCGATTATCCACGACGACGCGGAATATAACCGGTTGCTCCAACCTCGGGAGTAG